The following proteins are co-located in the Seriola aureovittata isolate HTS-2021-v1 ecotype China chromosome 7, ASM2101889v1, whole genome shotgun sequence genome:
- the LOC130172873 gene encoding F-actin-uncapping protein LRRC16A-like isoform X1, translating to MSEEVSEVPKELLESVRDALGRKVKLSLRKRVKLEIKGDKTENRVLALASHRAYLLTARIPTKVEHSFNYLEIQGIACNKPTQLLIEYERGSFSLKLLSSDEVNEVVAHIGNCLLRICPGLPPSKVMKKLCMEPPDRLTSLQTLWESNKPAEPGPCGGFSQMYRCVCDWLGLPYREEVQWDVDTIYLTQDTRELNLQDFSHLENRDLVAIIAVLEFNQWFTKLSTKDYKLSADVCEQILRVVSRSSRLEELVLDNAGLKTDFAQKLAAALAHNPSSGLTNINLANNPLEDRGISSLGSQFAKLRMGLKHLNFSKTSLSPKGVNSLCQSLSANPSIPSSLVHLDLSGNILRGDDMQHFCHFLGQPNSLVTLDLSNTDCSLDQVCSALLRGSVQHLSVLNVSKSVFPHSRKGKEVPPSFKHFFSSAMSLSSINVSGTKLPPEALKALLLGLASNPNLKDVSLDLSCCELGHCLRSGGSQILEGCIAEIPNISSLDISDNGLDSDLSTLLVWLAKNRSIRHLSLGKNFNNIKSKNLAPVLDCLVHMIQEEESPLTSLSLADSKLKSDLTIVLNALGSNSSLTRLDISGNAMGDMGAKMLAKALQINSKLRTVIWDKNNTSPQGLQDVAAALEKNFTIRFMPIPIIDASQALKASPEKTEDALLKIENYLYRNHETRKYLQEQAYRLQQGIVTTTTQQMIDRICVKVQDHLNSLRNSETDTILEDVRSAENLIKDARNSKTLLPKLYHLGSASREEVNSSSVGPIQEKLESMAGEVTTVMDQQLQTLLESMVNTAESLCPHVMKKSNLRPELMKASSAKVVVPKSFVTKTLLEQSGVDIINKISEVKLSLASFLSDRIVDEILEALSTSQHALADHLVRRGRPLVQQESVDLDVPEEKIPKRASTEILEAERLEDLETCMTLCCTSMTPKSKRKSIHSRMLRPVSRAFEMEFDLDKALEDVPIHVEDTSTSSQTPPTPSQVLPKLEQRPPGTMVELPSEEEKKLQHFTKLRPRRNKKTHSSKVPQINSAPSQDGEQNGLMGRVDEGVDEFFSKKVTKMDSKRSLKSSESQDGEKKKSKGGFLNLIKRSSKSDKSDKSDKSDKSEKNQATPLSSSSASVGSTTTSTIPEEPSSPKVAVKSPAPESKSRDASSRSQPTDYSSSSDRSEELRTPDSIDEPWEGSDGRGSPQGGRRYPGVQMMGSGLLAEMKAKQERRAHKSSSPDRPDSNATAAKPTTPESRSPSGSINKPDTGSPEKTLSRGETKPELVPRLRATSSSSSPGGPVSPKPPVPQGAKPALAARPTIPQKPRTTSSSRSIDESPDSPSIAGISPKVTGLPLTLKRGLSEKDKDGQTSLQSGGSANKTTQEGRMASDSVQRPSPLRTNSEDHGPFKSKDQSPNPDKDKAAGKKSSDSGEEADKDFILI from the exons CTGCTGATAGAGTACGAGCGTGGCTCCTTCTCTCTGAAGCTGCTCTCTTCAGATGAGGTTAATGAGGTCGTCGCTCACATAGGAAACTGCCTGCTGAGGATATGTCCTGGTCTACCGCCTAG CAAAGTGATGAAGAAGCTCTGCATGGAGCCTCCAGACAGGCTGACCTCTCTGCAGACTCTGTGGGAGAGCAACAAGCCTGCTGAACCTGGACCCTGTG GTGGGTTTTCTCAGATGTAcagatgtgtttgtgactgGTTGGGGTTGCCTTACAGAGAAGAGGTGCAGTGG GATGTAGACACCATCTATTTGACACAAGACACCAGAGAACTAAATCTGCAGGACTTCAGCCATCTGGAAAACAG GGATCTGGTGGCCATAATAGCAGTCCTTGAGTTTAACCAGTGGTTCACCAAGCTCTCCACAAAGGACTACAAACTG tcTGCAGATGTGTGTGAGCAGATCCTCAGGGTGGTATCTCGATCCAGTCGACTGGAAGAGTTGGTTCTGGACAACGCAGGACTCAAAAC TGATTTTGCCCAGAAGCTAGCTGCTGCCCTGGCCCACAACCCCAGCTCAGGACTCACCAACATTAATCTTGCCAACAATCCGCTGGAGGACAGAG GTATCTCCTCCCTGGGTTCTCAGTTTGCCAAACTTCGAATGGGACTAAAGCATTTAAACTTTTCCAAAACCTCACTATCACCCAAAG gggTGAACAGCCTTTGCCAGTCACTGAGTGCCAACCCGTCCATCCCCAGCAGCCTGGTCCATCTGGACCTCTCAGGGAATATCCTCCGAGGAGACGACATGCAG CATTTCTGCCACTTCCTTGGTCAACCCAACAGCCTGGTAACCCTTGACCTCTCCAACACTGACTGCTCATTGGACCAG gtttgctctgctctgctgcgaGGTTCGGTCCAACACCTCTCTGTTCTCAACGTGTCAAAGAGCGTCTTCCCTCACAG tAGGAAAGGCAAAGAGGTGCCGCCATCATTCAAGCATTTCTTCAGCAGTGCCATGTCTCTCAGCTCCATCAACGTGTCAGGAACCAAGCTGCCACCAGAGGCCCTCAA GGCACTCCTGCTTGGTCTGGCCAGTAACCCCAATCTGAAGGACGTATCTCTAGACCTCAGCTGCTGCGAG CTTGGCCATTGT CTGCGGTCAGGAGGTTCTCAGATCCTTGAAGGTTGTATTGCTGAGATCCCAAACATCTCCAGCCTAGATATCTCTGACAATG GCCTGGACTCAGACCTGTCCACTCTGCTGGTGTGGTTGGCCAAGAACCGCTCCATCAGACACCTCTCTCTGGGCAAGAACTTCAACAACATAAAGTCAAA AAACCTCGCTCCGGTGCTGGACTGTCTGGTTCACATGATTCAAGAGGAGGAGTCG CCCCTCACCTCCTTGTCTCTAGCGGACTCCAAACTAAAGAGCGATCTCACCATCGTTCTCAACGCCCTCGGCAGCAACTCCTCGCTCACCAGACTCGACATCAGCGGGAACGCCATGGGCGACATGGGAGCCAAGATGCTGGCCAAGGCGCTGCAGATCAACTCCAAACTCAG GACTGTGATCTGGGATAAAAACAACACCAGCCCTCAGGGTCTTCAGGATGTAGCAGCCGCTCTGGAGAA GAACTTCACCATTCGTTTCATGCCCATCCCCATCATCGATGCCTCCCAGGCTCTGAAGGCCAGCCCTGAGAAAACAGAGGACGCCTTGCTGAAG ATTGAGAATTACCTCTACAGGAACCATGAGACCAGAAAATACCTACAGGAACAGGCGTATCGGCTACAGCAGGGCATCGTGACCACAACCACACAACAG ATGATTGACAGGATTTGTGTGAAGGTGCAGGACCACCTGAACTCTCTGAGGAACTCAGAGACAGACACCATCTTGGAGGACGTCAGGTCAGCAGAGAACCTCATCAAAGATGCCAGAAACTCAAAAACG CTGCTCCCTAAACTCTACCACCTTGGATCAGCATCCAGAGAGGAGGTGAACAGCTCGTCAGTGGGACCCATCCAGGAGAAACTGGAGTCTATGGCTGGGGAGGTGACAACTGTCATGGACCAACAACTGCAG ACTCTGTTGGAGTCCAtggtaaacacagcagagtctCTGTGTCCCCATGTGATGAAGAAAAGTAATCTTCGTCCAGAGCTGATGAAGGCCAGCTCAGCCAAGGTGGTTGTACCCAAGAGCTTTGTCACCAAAACCCTCCTGGAGCAGTCTGGGGTGGATATTATCAACAAGATCAG tgaggTGAAGCTGAGTCTAGCCTCCTTCCTGTCTGACCGCATTGTTGATGAGATTTTGGAGGCTCTCTCCACTTCACAACACGCTCTG GCAGACCATCTGGTACGTCGAGGTCGCCCCTTGGTGCAGCAGGAGTCTGTGGATCTGGACGTCCCCGAGGAGAAGATTCCTAAACGGGCATCGACTGAAATATTGGAAGCTGAGAGGCTGGAGGATCTGGAGACATGCATG ACTTTGTGCTGCACCAGT aTGACTCCTAAATCCAAGAGGAAAAGCATCCACAGCAGAATGCTTCGACCAGTGTCTCGTGCCTTTG AGATGGAGTTTGACCTGGACAAGGCCCTGGAGGACGTGCCAATCCATGTGGAGGACACTTCAACTTCATCTCAAACTCCGCCCACTCCATCTCAGGTCCTGCCCAAACTGGAGCAACGTCCGCCAGGAACGATGGTGGAGCTGCcgtctgaggaggaaaaaaagctgcagcaCTTCACCAAACTACGACCCcggagaaacaaaaaaacacactccaGCAAAGTCCCT CAAATCAACAGTGCTCCATCTCAGGATGGGGAGCAGAACGGCCTCATGGGAAGGGTGGATGAGGGTGTAGATGAGTTCTTCTCTAAAAAAGTCACCAAGATGGATTCCAA ACGCTCCCTGAAGAGTTCAGAGTCtcaagatggagagaaaaaaaagagcaaaggagGATTCCTCAACCTCATCAAACGATCCTCCAAATCTGACAAATCAGATAAATCTGACAAATCAGATAAGTCAGAGAAAAACCAGGCGACCCCTCTGTCCTCATCCTCAGCCTCTGTAGGTTCAACGACAACTTCCACCATCCCTGAGGAGCCCTCCTCACCTAAGGTGGCAGTGAAGAGCCCAGCACCTGAGTCAAAGTCAAG AGACGCCTCCAGCCGCTCACAGCCCACAgactacagcagcagctcagaccgATCAGAAGAGCTGAGGACGCCGGACTCCATAGATGAGCCATGGGAGGGTTCAGACGGCAGGGGCAGTCCACAGGGAGGGAGGCGGTACCCGGGAGTGCAGATGATGGGCAGCGGCCTCCTGGCAGAGATGAAGGCcaagcaggagaggagagcacACAAG TCTTCCAGCCCCGATAGACCTGACAGCAATGCAACAG caGCCAAGCCCACAACTCCAGAAAGCAGGTCTCCCAGTGGTTCCATTAATAAACCAGACACTGGTTCTCCAGAAAAGACCCTGTCGCGTGGTGAGACTAAGCCTGAACTGGTGCCTCGTCTCAGAGCTACTTCCTCCTCCAGTTCCCCCGGGGGACCAGTGAGTCCCAAACCGCCGGTGCCGCAGGGGGCGAAGCCGGCCCTGGCTGCCCGACCCACCATCCCACAAAAGCCCAGGACCACCAGTAGCAGCAGGAGCATAG ATGAGAGCCCAGATTCCCCTAGCATTGCTGGCATCTCCCCTAAAGTCACAGGTCTCCCTCTCACACTGAAGAGGGGGTTgtcagagaaagacaaggaTGGCCAAACTAGTCTGCAGTCAGGAGGCTCTGCCAACAAAACCACTCAGGAAG
- the LOC130172873 gene encoding F-actin-uncapping protein LRRC16A-like isoform X4, producing MSEEVSEVPKELLESVRDALGRKVKLSLRKRVKLEIKGDKTENRVLALASHRAYLLTARIPTKVEHSFNYLEIQGIACNKPTQLLIEYERGSFSLKLLSSDEVNEVVAHIGNCLLRICPGLPPSKVMKKLCMEPPDRLTSLQTLWESNKPAEPGPCGGFSQMYRCVCDWLGLPYREEVQWDVDTIYLTQDTRELNLQDFSHLENRDLVAIIAVLEFNQWFTKLSTKDYKLSADVCEQILRVVSRSSRLEELVLDNAGLKTDFAQKLAAALAHNPSSGLTNINLANNPLEDRGISSLGSQFAKLRMGLKHLNFSKTSLSPKGVNSLCQSLSANPSIPSSLVHLDLSGNILRGDDMQHFCHFLGQPNSLVTLDLSNTDCSLDQVCSALLRGSVQHLSVLNVSKSVFPHRKGKEVPPSFKHFFSSAMSLSSINVSGTKLPPEALKALLLGLASNPNLKDVSLDLSCCELGHCLRSGGSQILEGCIAEIPNISSLDISDNGLDSDLSTLLVWLAKNRSIRHLSLGKNFNNIKSKNLAPVLDCLVHMIQEEESPLTSLSLADSKLKSDLTIVLNALGSNSSLTRLDISGNAMGDMGAKMLAKALQINSKLRTVIWDKNNTSPQGLQDVAAALEKNFTIRFMPIPIIDASQALKASPEKTEDALLKIENYLYRNHETRKYLQEQAYRLQQGIVTTTTQQMIDRICVKVQDHLNSLRNSETDTILEDVRSAENLIKDARNSKTLLPKLYHLGSASREEVNSSSVGPIQEKLESMAGEVTTVMDQQLQTLLESMVNTAESLCPHVMKKSNLRPELMKASSAKVVVPKSFVTKTLLEQSGVDIINKISEVKLSLASFLSDRIVDEILEALSTSQHALADHLVRRGRPLVQQESVDLDVPEEKIPKRASTEILEAERLEDLETCMTLCCTSMTPKSKRKSIHSRMLRPVSRAFEMEFDLDKALEDVPIHVEDTSTSSQTPPTPSQVLPKLEQRPPGTMVELPSEEEKKLQHFTKLRPRRNKKTHSSKVPQINSAPSQDGEQNGLMGRVDEGVDEFFSKKVTKMDSKRSLKSSESQDGEKKKSKGGFLNLIKRSSKSDKSDKSDKSDKSEKNQATPLSSSSASVGSTTTSTIPEEPSSPKVAVKSPAPESKSRDASSRSQPTDYSSSSDRSEELRTPDSIDEPWEGSDGRGSPQGGRRYPGVQMMGSGLLAEMKAKQERRAHKSSSPDRPDSNATAKPTTPESRSPSGSINKPDTGSPEKTLSRGETKPELVPRLRATSSSSSPGGPVSPKPPVPQGAKPALAARPTIPQKPRTTSSSRSIDESPDSPSIAGISPKVTGLPLTLKRGLSEKDKDGQTSLQSGGSANKTTQEGRMASDSVQRPSPLRTNSEDHGPFKSKDQSPNPDKDKAAGKKSSDSGEEADKDFILI from the exons CTGCTGATAGAGTACGAGCGTGGCTCCTTCTCTCTGAAGCTGCTCTCTTCAGATGAGGTTAATGAGGTCGTCGCTCACATAGGAAACTGCCTGCTGAGGATATGTCCTGGTCTACCGCCTAG CAAAGTGATGAAGAAGCTCTGCATGGAGCCTCCAGACAGGCTGACCTCTCTGCAGACTCTGTGGGAGAGCAACAAGCCTGCTGAACCTGGACCCTGTG GTGGGTTTTCTCAGATGTAcagatgtgtttgtgactgGTTGGGGTTGCCTTACAGAGAAGAGGTGCAGTGG GATGTAGACACCATCTATTTGACACAAGACACCAGAGAACTAAATCTGCAGGACTTCAGCCATCTGGAAAACAG GGATCTGGTGGCCATAATAGCAGTCCTTGAGTTTAACCAGTGGTTCACCAAGCTCTCCACAAAGGACTACAAACTG tcTGCAGATGTGTGTGAGCAGATCCTCAGGGTGGTATCTCGATCCAGTCGACTGGAAGAGTTGGTTCTGGACAACGCAGGACTCAAAAC TGATTTTGCCCAGAAGCTAGCTGCTGCCCTGGCCCACAACCCCAGCTCAGGACTCACCAACATTAATCTTGCCAACAATCCGCTGGAGGACAGAG GTATCTCCTCCCTGGGTTCTCAGTTTGCCAAACTTCGAATGGGACTAAAGCATTTAAACTTTTCCAAAACCTCACTATCACCCAAAG gggTGAACAGCCTTTGCCAGTCACTGAGTGCCAACCCGTCCATCCCCAGCAGCCTGGTCCATCTGGACCTCTCAGGGAATATCCTCCGAGGAGACGACATGCAG CATTTCTGCCACTTCCTTGGTCAACCCAACAGCCTGGTAACCCTTGACCTCTCCAACACTGACTGCTCATTGGACCAG gtttgctctgctctgctgcgaGGTTCGGTCCAACACCTCTCTGTTCTCAACGTGTCAAAGAGCGTCTTCCCTCACAG GAAAGGCAAAGAGGTGCCGCCATCATTCAAGCATTTCTTCAGCAGTGCCATGTCTCTCAGCTCCATCAACGTGTCAGGAACCAAGCTGCCACCAGAGGCCCTCAA GGCACTCCTGCTTGGTCTGGCCAGTAACCCCAATCTGAAGGACGTATCTCTAGACCTCAGCTGCTGCGAG CTTGGCCATTGT CTGCGGTCAGGAGGTTCTCAGATCCTTGAAGGTTGTATTGCTGAGATCCCAAACATCTCCAGCCTAGATATCTCTGACAATG GCCTGGACTCAGACCTGTCCACTCTGCTGGTGTGGTTGGCCAAGAACCGCTCCATCAGACACCTCTCTCTGGGCAAGAACTTCAACAACATAAAGTCAAA AAACCTCGCTCCGGTGCTGGACTGTCTGGTTCACATGATTCAAGAGGAGGAGTCG CCCCTCACCTCCTTGTCTCTAGCGGACTCCAAACTAAAGAGCGATCTCACCATCGTTCTCAACGCCCTCGGCAGCAACTCCTCGCTCACCAGACTCGACATCAGCGGGAACGCCATGGGCGACATGGGAGCCAAGATGCTGGCCAAGGCGCTGCAGATCAACTCCAAACTCAG GACTGTGATCTGGGATAAAAACAACACCAGCCCTCAGGGTCTTCAGGATGTAGCAGCCGCTCTGGAGAA GAACTTCACCATTCGTTTCATGCCCATCCCCATCATCGATGCCTCCCAGGCTCTGAAGGCCAGCCCTGAGAAAACAGAGGACGCCTTGCTGAAG ATTGAGAATTACCTCTACAGGAACCATGAGACCAGAAAATACCTACAGGAACAGGCGTATCGGCTACAGCAGGGCATCGTGACCACAACCACACAACAG ATGATTGACAGGATTTGTGTGAAGGTGCAGGACCACCTGAACTCTCTGAGGAACTCAGAGACAGACACCATCTTGGAGGACGTCAGGTCAGCAGAGAACCTCATCAAAGATGCCAGAAACTCAAAAACG CTGCTCCCTAAACTCTACCACCTTGGATCAGCATCCAGAGAGGAGGTGAACAGCTCGTCAGTGGGACCCATCCAGGAGAAACTGGAGTCTATGGCTGGGGAGGTGACAACTGTCATGGACCAACAACTGCAG ACTCTGTTGGAGTCCAtggtaaacacagcagagtctCTGTGTCCCCATGTGATGAAGAAAAGTAATCTTCGTCCAGAGCTGATGAAGGCCAGCTCAGCCAAGGTGGTTGTACCCAAGAGCTTTGTCACCAAAACCCTCCTGGAGCAGTCTGGGGTGGATATTATCAACAAGATCAG tgaggTGAAGCTGAGTCTAGCCTCCTTCCTGTCTGACCGCATTGTTGATGAGATTTTGGAGGCTCTCTCCACTTCACAACACGCTCTG GCAGACCATCTGGTACGTCGAGGTCGCCCCTTGGTGCAGCAGGAGTCTGTGGATCTGGACGTCCCCGAGGAGAAGATTCCTAAACGGGCATCGACTGAAATATTGGAAGCTGAGAGGCTGGAGGATCTGGAGACATGCATG ACTTTGTGCTGCACCAGT aTGACTCCTAAATCCAAGAGGAAAAGCATCCACAGCAGAATGCTTCGACCAGTGTCTCGTGCCTTTG AGATGGAGTTTGACCTGGACAAGGCCCTGGAGGACGTGCCAATCCATGTGGAGGACACTTCAACTTCATCTCAAACTCCGCCCACTCCATCTCAGGTCCTGCCCAAACTGGAGCAACGTCCGCCAGGAACGATGGTGGAGCTGCcgtctgaggaggaaaaaaagctgcagcaCTTCACCAAACTACGACCCcggagaaacaaaaaaacacactccaGCAAAGTCCCT CAAATCAACAGTGCTCCATCTCAGGATGGGGAGCAGAACGGCCTCATGGGAAGGGTGGATGAGGGTGTAGATGAGTTCTTCTCTAAAAAAGTCACCAAGATGGATTCCAA ACGCTCCCTGAAGAGTTCAGAGTCtcaagatggagagaaaaaaaagagcaaaggagGATTCCTCAACCTCATCAAACGATCCTCCAAATCTGACAAATCAGATAAATCTGACAAATCAGATAAGTCAGAGAAAAACCAGGCGACCCCTCTGTCCTCATCCTCAGCCTCTGTAGGTTCAACGACAACTTCCACCATCCCTGAGGAGCCCTCCTCACCTAAGGTGGCAGTGAAGAGCCCAGCACCTGAGTCAAAGTCAAG AGACGCCTCCAGCCGCTCACAGCCCACAgactacagcagcagctcagaccgATCAGAAGAGCTGAGGACGCCGGACTCCATAGATGAGCCATGGGAGGGTTCAGACGGCAGGGGCAGTCCACAGGGAGGGAGGCGGTACCCGGGAGTGCAGATGATGGGCAGCGGCCTCCTGGCAGAGATGAAGGCcaagcaggagaggagagcacACAAG TCTTCCAGCCCCGATAGACCTGACAGCAATGCAACAG CCAAGCCCACAACTCCAGAAAGCAGGTCTCCCAGTGGTTCCATTAATAAACCAGACACTGGTTCTCCAGAAAAGACCCTGTCGCGTGGTGAGACTAAGCCTGAACTGGTGCCTCGTCTCAGAGCTACTTCCTCCTCCAGTTCCCCCGGGGGACCAGTGAGTCCCAAACCGCCGGTGCCGCAGGGGGCGAAGCCGGCCCTGGCTGCCCGACCCACCATCCCACAAAAGCCCAGGACCACCAGTAGCAGCAGGAGCATAG ATGAGAGCCCAGATTCCCCTAGCATTGCTGGCATCTCCCCTAAAGTCACAGGTCTCCCTCTCACACTGAAGAGGGGGTTgtcagagaaagacaaggaTGGCCAAACTAGTCTGCAGTCAGGAGGCTCTGCCAACAAAACCACTCAGGAAG